ggtggacagactatgcaacgccatcactaacagggacgttgtagagtgtcctctggtggacagactatgtaacgccattactaacagggacgttgtagagcgtcctctggtggacagactatgcaacactcGTAACATTATTAATAtcgaccgatatatcggtcaggctctatacagcacacaaaaaaacttttaccaaaccaataaacacataaaacagaagCATCAAAATCAATATAATAAACGTGACATAAAATAGTTATATTAATGATTAACAATGATATTTAAAACCGAGGCGTATTCGTCCGACCTGTTCCCAGCGGGACGATGCCGATCGGCGGCTCTCGACACACCAGTTTGTGCCGGACGGCCTCCAGGACTCCCAGGACCCAGCCCGTGGTCCCGTCCCCCCCGCAGACCAGCACCCGAAACCTGGGAACGTCCCGGAACGTGTGGAGGCTGCACGGGAACACCACGGACATTTCACTTCATATTACAGATATGTATGGATCCTCCGAGGCTGGAGACACATTGTAATACATACAGAAGGCTATATGGTccagtatatataaatactaatttttatataaatgttacCTACTGTAGACTTAAAAGGGTCATTAACTAACCCCCTAACACAatcaaaaattataaaaaagggacagaaaaatcacaaaaagccacataaatg
Above is a genomic segment from Etheostoma cragini isolate CJK2018 unplaced genomic scaffold, CSU_Ecrag_1.0 ScbMSFa_250, whole genome shotgun sequence containing:
- the LOC117940425 gene encoding diacylglycerol kinase theta-like; this translates as HSELGPDVCPLLVFVNPKSGGLKGRELLYSFRKLLNPHQVFDISNGGPLAGLHTFRDVPRFRVLVCGGDGTTGWVLGVLEAVRHKLVCREPPIGIVPLGTGRTNTPR